A single Streptomyces sp. Edi2 DNA region contains:
- a CDS encoding acyl-CoA dehydrogenase: MNEEIDDVEDLVSATDQLVSLHEWLGVVDGTLTTLATIHYNLFLGSLLRLDPRRTVDLTPFTRLRRYGTVLITELGYGNNAAELETTATYQPETDTFVLHTPSRGAQKFMPNTGPAGGPKSGLVAARLTVRDQDCGVFLFLVPLRDEHGPLPGIRVRPLPQTPGSAVDHAITSFDRVVLPRTALLAGDHGDLTTEGAFHSALGSRRRRFLRSIQRVTTGKLCLSAGALAGARAGLTIAVRYAHRRHTFAPASRSGVPVFAYRCHQTRLLGAVARAYAATFLLRETTRSCADADAAERADAEVLVAAAKGWITWQARDIVIECRERCGAQGLLSTNRIVDLLTPIESTITAEGDNLVIWTKAGADMLIGRGYRPPPAPAVRTGALTDCAVLFDLLVRHELYCFRYARGRLSRPGADPMDRWNHAVNPALDLVGAYATRRAAQAFLAAAGRVGDTATRSLLAQVFPLFALQHLAPHAGLLLADGHLTAEAARDLAPAVDRVSAALAPHALTLVEAFAVPDAILQAPIATDGYDAAYDDPAGPWQQAPSL; the protein is encoded by the coding sequence GTGAACGAAGAAATCGACGACGTCGAGGACTTGGTCAGCGCAACTGACCAACTGGTTTCACTGCACGAATGGCTGGGAGTGGTCGACGGCACGCTGACCACTCTGGCGACCATCCACTACAACCTGTTCCTGGGCAGCCTCCTCCGCCTCGACCCGCGACGCACGGTGGACCTCACACCGTTCACCCGGCTGCGGCGGTACGGCACCGTGCTGATCACCGAACTCGGCTACGGAAACAACGCGGCCGAGTTGGAGACCACGGCGACCTACCAGCCGGAAACCGACACCTTTGTGCTGCACACCCCTTCGCGCGGCGCCCAGAAGTTCATGCCCAACACCGGCCCCGCCGGCGGACCCAAGAGCGGCCTGGTCGCCGCCCGGCTGACCGTCCGCGACCAGGATTGCGGCGTGTTCCTGTTCCTCGTTCCGCTGCGCGACGAACACGGGCCGCTGCCCGGCATCCGGGTGCGCCCGCTCCCCCAGACACCCGGGTCCGCGGTGGATCACGCCATCACCTCGTTCGACCGGGTCGTGCTCCCGCGTACGGCGCTGCTGGCCGGCGACCACGGGGACCTGACCACGGAGGGGGCCTTCCACAGCGCGCTCGGCAGCCGGCGGCGCCGGTTCCTGCGGTCCATCCAGCGCGTCACCACGGGCAAACTCTGCCTGAGCGCGGGTGCCCTGGCCGGAGCCCGGGCGGGTCTCACCATCGCCGTACGGTATGCCCACCGCCGGCACACCTTCGCCCCGGCGAGCAGGTCCGGCGTCCCGGTCTTTGCCTACCGCTGCCACCAGACGAGGCTGCTCGGGGCCGTGGCCCGCGCCTACGCGGCGACGTTCCTGCTGCGCGAGACCACCCGCAGCTGCGCGGACGCGGACGCCGCCGAACGGGCCGACGCGGAGGTTCTGGTCGCCGCGGCGAAAGGCTGGATCACGTGGCAGGCCAGGGACATCGTGATCGAGTGCCGGGAACGCTGCGGGGCTCAGGGGCTGCTGTCGACCAACCGGATCGTCGATCTGCTGACGCCGATCGAGAGCACCATCACCGCCGAAGGCGACAACCTGGTCATCTGGACGAAGGCCGGCGCCGACATGCTGATCGGGCGCGGCTACCGCCCTCCCCCGGCCCCCGCGGTACGCACCGGCGCGCTGACCGACTGCGCCGTCCTGTTCGACTTGCTCGTGCGGCACGAGCTGTACTGCTTCCGGTACGCCCGCGGCCGGCTCAGCCGCCCCGGCGCCGACCCGATGGACCGCTGGAACCACGCGGTGAACCCGGCCCTGGACCTCGTGGGCGCGTATGCCACCCGGCGCGCCGCCCAGGCATTCCTGGCCGCCGCGGGCCGCGTCGGCGACACCGCCACGCGCAGCCTGCTCGCGCAGGTCTTCCCACTGTTCGCGCTGCAACATCTCGCGCCCCACGCAGGGTTGCTGCTGGCGGACGGCCACCTCACCGCCGAGGCGGCCCGGGATCTGGCCCCCGCCGTCGACCGCGTCAGCGCCGCACTGGCCCCCCACGCGCTCACCCTCGTGGAGGCCTTCGCCGTTCCGGACGCCATTCTCCAGGCCCCCATCGCCACCGACGGCTACGACGCCGCCTACGACGACCCGGCGGGACCCTGGCAGCAGGCACCGTCCCTCTGA
- a CDS encoding M24 family metallopeptidase, with protein MANESVRAERLLEAQAKAEALFHEIAARGLVAPGESERAVSDRVRDLANEMFGTTRHWHKRIIRSGPHTLHPYRENPPDRTIGADDIAFADFGPIFEEYEADFGRTYVLGDDPVKHRLRDDLPKIFAAGRQAFEAAPDITGKQLYERVEDLAVEAGWALGGWHAGHLVGEFPHEKIDGADTESYITPANDTPMRRTDKSGRHCHWILEIHLIDREREIGGFYEQLLDLG; from the coding sequence ATGGCGAATGAATCCGTACGCGCCGAGCGGCTGCTGGAGGCCCAGGCCAAGGCCGAGGCGCTGTTCCACGAGATCGCGGCCCGCGGCCTGGTGGCCCCCGGCGAGAGCGAGCGCGCGGTCAGTGACCGTGTCCGTGACCTGGCAAACGAGATGTTCGGCACCACCCGCCACTGGCACAAACGGATCATCCGCTCCGGACCCCACACCCTCCACCCGTACCGGGAGAACCCGCCGGACCGCACCATCGGTGCCGACGACATCGCCTTCGCCGACTTCGGCCCGATCTTCGAGGAGTACGAAGCCGACTTCGGCCGCACTTACGTCCTGGGCGACGACCCCGTCAAACACCGCCTGCGCGACGACCTGCCCAAGATCTTCGCGGCCGGGCGCCAAGCCTTCGAGGCCGCCCCGGACATCACCGGCAAGCAGCTGTACGAGCGGGTCGAGGACCTTGCTGTCGAAGCCGGCTGGGCCCTGGGAGGGTGGCACGCGGGCCACCTGGTCGGAGAATTCCCGCACGAGAAGATCGACGGCGCCGACACCGAGTCCTACATCACCCCGGCCAACGACACCCCGATGCGGCGGACCGACAAGTCAGGCCGGCACTGCCACTGGATCCTGGAGATCCACCTCATCGACAGGGAACGGGAAATCGGCGGCTTCTACGAGCAGTTGCTGGACCTCGGCTGA
- a CDS encoding DUF6596 domain-containing protein, whose amino-acid sequence MNEVLLRSLTPSVLGILVRRGADFAAAEDAVQDALVEAIRVWPADPPRDPKGWLVTVAWRRFLDATRAEAARRRREDRFDEEPAPGPVPAVDDTLQLYFLCAHPSLSPSSAVALTLRAVGGLTTRQIAQAYLVPEATMAQRISRAKRTVSGTGVSPARAKPGARGRFDRPGDVATVLRVLYLVFNEGYSGDIDLAAEAIRLTRQLAAQVDHPEVAGLLALMLLHHARRAARTAPDGSLVPLAEQDRGRWDTGLIAEGIGILQAALARDRLGEFQAQAAIAALHADAPTAEETDWVQIVEWYDELARLTDSPVVRLNRAVAVGEADGPRAGLAALAELDDSSPGTSSRGHPVPRYAAVAAYLHERDGDLATAARLYAEAAAQAPNLAERDHLTRQAARLNARRGP is encoded by the coding sequence GTGAACGAGGTCCTGCTCCGGAGCCTCACACCGAGCGTGCTCGGGATCCTCGTCCGCCGCGGAGCCGACTTCGCGGCGGCCGAGGACGCCGTGCAGGACGCGCTGGTCGAGGCGATCCGCGTCTGGCCGGCCGATCCGCCCCGGGACCCGAAGGGCTGGCTGGTCACCGTGGCCTGGCGCCGGTTCCTCGACGCGACCCGCGCCGAGGCCGCCCGCCGCCGGCGCGAAGACCGCTTCGACGAGGAGCCGGCGCCCGGCCCCGTGCCCGCGGTGGACGACACGCTCCAGCTCTACTTCCTGTGTGCCCACCCGTCACTGTCGCCGTCCTCCGCGGTTGCCCTGACCCTGCGCGCCGTCGGCGGGCTGACCACCCGCCAGATCGCCCAGGCCTATCTGGTGCCCGAGGCGACCATGGCGCAGCGCATCAGCCGGGCCAAGCGCACCGTCTCCGGCACGGGGGTATCCCCTGCGCGAGCGAAGCCGGGGGCTCGGGGAAGGTTCGACCGGCCCGGCGACGTCGCCACCGTGCTCCGCGTCCTCTACTTGGTCTTCAACGAGGGCTACTCCGGCGACATCGACCTCGCCGCCGAGGCCATCCGGCTCACCCGGCAACTCGCGGCCCAGGTCGACCACCCCGAGGTGGCGGGGCTGCTCGCCCTCATGCTGCTCCACCACGCCCGGCGCGCCGCCCGGACCGCGCCCGACGGCAGCCTGGTGCCGCTCGCCGAACAGGACCGCGGCCGGTGGGACACCGGGTTGATCGCCGAGGGCATCGGGATCCTGCAGGCGGCCCTCGCCCGCGACCGGCTGGGTGAGTTCCAGGCCCAGGCCGCCATCGCGGCACTCCACGCCGACGCCCCCACCGCAGAGGAGACCGACTGGGTGCAGATCGTCGAGTGGTACGACGAGCTCGCGCGCCTGACCGACAGCCCGGTCGTCCGACTCAACCGCGCGGTGGCCGTCGGCGAGGCCGACGGACCGCGCGCCGGCCTGGCGGCACTCGCGGAGCTGGACGACTCCTCCCCCGGCACTTCCAGCAGGGGACACCCCGTGCCCCGTTACGCCGCGGTGGCGGCGTACCTCCACGAGCGCGACGGCGACCTGGCGACGGCGGCACGGCTGTACGCCGAGGCGGCCGCCCAGGCACCCAACCTCGCCGAGCGCGACCACTTGACGCGCCAGGCCGCCCGGCTCAACGCCCGCCGAGGCCCATGA
- a CDS encoding YciI family protein: protein MAKYLLLKHYRGAPAAVNDVPMDRWTPEEISAHMQYMQDFADRLEGTGEFVGGQALAPEGTWVRYDGEGRPPVTDGPFAETKDLIAGWMVIDVDSYERAVELAGELSAAPGAGGKPIHEWLEVRPFLTAPPTITE, encoded by the coding sequence ATGGCCAAGTACCTGCTGCTCAAGCACTACCGCGGCGCTCCGGCTGCGGTGAACGATGTACCCATGGACCGGTGGACGCCGGAGGAGATCTCGGCCCACATGCAGTACATGCAGGACTTCGCGGACCGGCTCGAGGGGACCGGCGAGTTCGTCGGCGGTCAGGCGCTCGCCCCCGAGGGGACGTGGGTCCGGTACGACGGCGAGGGGCGCCCGCCGGTCACCGACGGTCCGTTCGCCGAGACCAAGGACCTCATCGCCGGCTGGATGGTGATCGACGTCGACAGCTATGAGCGCGCCGTCGAGCTGGCCGGGGAGCTGTCGGCCGCCCCCGGGGCGGGCGGGAAGCCGATCCACGAGTGGCTCGAAGTGCGTCCGTTCCTGACCGCGCCCCCCACCATCACGGAGTGA
- a CDS encoding type VII secretion target: MAGNSGYHVQQGGMDAEAKKLDSAGDDTGDIKAAIADAVCFDDDMLGGSDSGPAYRSFSTAWQQEAKTLESALHELADKVRASKGNYDQADHEVISQVGGAAGAGNPSWTTRPAPVTDRSPFG; the protein is encoded by the coding sequence ATGGCCGGCAATTCCGGATATCACGTGCAACAGGGCGGCATGGACGCCGAGGCGAAGAAGCTCGACTCGGCGGGAGACGACACCGGCGACATCAAGGCCGCCATAGCCGACGCGGTCTGCTTCGACGACGACATGCTCGGCGGCTCCGATTCCGGCCCCGCCTACCGGTCGTTCTCCACCGCCTGGCAGCAGGAAGCGAAGACCCTCGAAAGCGCGCTCCACGAGCTCGCCGACAAGGTCCGGGCGTCCAAGGGCAACTATGACCAGGCCGACCATGAGGTCATCTCCCAGGTCGGCGGTGCGGCGGGCGCGGGGAACCCGTCATGGACGACCAGGCCGGCCCCCGTGACCGACCGGTCCCCCTTCGGCTGA